DNA from Microbacterium foliorum:
CGCCTTCCGCCGATCCCGCGCCTCCTGCCGACGGCACCGGTGCCGCGGACCCCTCGGCACCCGGCGTCCCGCCGCGCTCCGCGGAGACCGCCTGATGGCTGAAGGGCAGAGCGACGTGCCGCCGCAGCAACCGGGCCATTCGTCGCCGCCGCCCCCTCCGGGATACGTCCCGCCGCAGGCCCCCGGATACGCATCGTCGCCACCACCGACTCCCGGGTACTCGCCACCACCGGCTCCTGGATACGCGTCGCCGCAGGCTCCCGGCTACGCCCCACCGGCCGCACAGGGCTACGCCCCACCGGCCGCACACGGCTACGCCCCACCGGCCGCACAGGGCTACGCCCCACCGGCCGCACACGGCTACGCGCCACCGGCGGCACAGGGCTACCCCGTGGGCGGATACGCGGCGGGTGCGTACCCCGCAGCTGTCCCACCGCGCGGTCTCCTCCCGTGGGCGCTCGGTCTGCTGATCCTGATCCCGTTCCCCTTCGTGGGCGGGATCGCCTCGGGCATCGCGATGGCGGTGAGCGGGGGAGCCTCGCGCCGATTCGGCGGCCCGGCACGGGAGAACGCCAGGACTGCACTCAACTGGGGGCTCACCTATCTGCTCGTCTCGACGGTGCTGCTGGTGTCGCACTTCGTGATCCTGTTCACCCTGACGGCAGATTCCCCCGCCTCGGGCTTCTACCCGCTCGGGATCCCGATCACGCTGTACTTCGCCGTGTCGATCTTCCACCTCGCCCTCGTGATCATGGGTATGGTGCGGGCTTCGGGCGGAAAGATCATGCGCGTGCCGTTTGCGATCCCGTACCTGCGCGCCTGATGTCCACCGTCTCGGTCGATCTGCCCACGGGGACGACGACCGTCTCGGCCGACTGGGTGCCCGGGACGAACGGCTCGACTGTCGTCATCGCACACGGTGCGGGTGCGGGCAAGGACCACCCGTTCCTCCAGGGCTATGCGGACGCACTCGGCGCGCTCGGGTTCTCCACGCTGCGGTTCAATTTCCCCTACGTCGAGCAGGGGCGCCGGATGCCGGGACCGGCCACGCACGCGATCGCGACGTGGAGGGCCGTCGTGGCGTTCGCACGTGCGCAGGATCCGCAGGCGGCGGTGTGGGCCACGGGCAAGTCGTACGGCGGGCGCATGGCGTCGATGGCGGTCGCCGAGGGCCTCGTCGTCGACGGTCTCGCCTACCTCGGGTATCCGCTGCATGCGCCGGGAAAGCCGGAGAAGCCCCGGGCGGAGCACCTGGCGGCCATCGCCGTTCCGCAGCTGTTCGTCGAAGGGACGAATGATCCCTTCATCCAGCCCATCTCGCAGTTCGACGACGTCGTCGCGACGTGCCGGAACGCCAGGGTGGTGTGGATCGACGGCGGCGGCCACACCTTCGAGGTGAAGGGACGAAAGCTCCCGGCATCCGAGATCGGCGCGTCTCTCGCGCCGATCGTCGCGGAGTTCGCACGGCCCTGAGAGCATGGTGGGGTGAGTCTCGAACGAATCGCCCTGATCGCCGATGTGCATGGCAACCTGACCGCACTCGACACGGTGCTCGAAGACATCCGGCGGCGGGGGATCACCCGCATCGTCAACCTCGGCGACACGGCGGGCAAAGGACCGCGCGGGGAGGCTGCGGTGCAGCGCTGCCGTGCGGCCTGCGAGGTGAGCGTCCGCGGCAACTGGGACGACTTCCTCCCCTCGATCCCCGACGACGGGCCGGCCGAGATGCTCTGGTGGCGTGACGAGCTGTCGCCCTCCAGCAGGGCATGGCTCGGAGCGCTTCCGCTGAGTGTCGACATCGCGCTCAGCGGTCGGCGGATCCGCCTGTTCCACGCATCGGCGCAGAGCCCGCACGTCAGGGTGCACCATCGGCACACGCCCGAGCAGTTCTCGGCGATGTTCGAGGCGACGGAGATGACCGGCGACGGACCGCTGCCCGACGTCGTCGGCTATGCCGACATCCACGACGCCTACATCGAGACGAACGACGGACGCACGCTGTTCAACGTCGGCAGTGTCGGGAACCCGCTCGACACGCCCGTGTCGTCGTACGTGGTCCTCGAAGGAGGGGCGTCGGCCGACGACCCCTTCGCCGTGCAGTTCGTGCGGGTGCCGTACGACATCGAGGCCGAGATCGCCGTCGCCGAATCGCTCGACATGCCGACGACCGACGTATGGTCGATCGAGCTCCGCACGGCCGTGTTCCGCGGACGCCAGTCGTGAGAGGCCTGCATCACGTCGAGATCTGGGTGCCGAGCCTCGACGAGGCCGTCGAGAGCTGGAGCTGGCTGCTCGCACGACTGGGGTTCGCGCTCACCGGGGAGTGGCCGGACGGACGCACGTGGACGGCAGGGAGCGCCTATGTGACGGTCACGACCTCCCCGAACCTCTCGTCGGCAGCACACGATCGGCGTCGTGCGGGCGTGAACCACCTGGCGTTCTGGGGCGGTACGCGCATCGAGGTCGACGCCGTGCTCGCCGACGCGGAGGCCCACGGATGGCATCCGCTGTATCACGAGAGATACCCGCATGCCGGGGGACCGGACCACTACGCCGGGTGGGCGGAGAACGCTCAGGGTTTCAAAGTCGAGATCGTCGCCGACCCGCCGTCAGAGTGAGGTGAGCTCGGCGTCGGCGAGCAGCCGATGCATCGTGGAGAGTCCGAGAGCGCTCATGTCGGGATGCGAGTCCTCGTAGTACCAGACCAGTCCCATCGCCTGCTGCAGCGCCCAGGCCGCGCCGCGCAGCCATTCAGCCTCGCCTGAACCGAGGCGGTCGCGGAGGATCCGACGACGCGGGCCGTCGAACAGATGCCAGGCGCCGACGAGGTCGAGCGCAGCGTCAGCCGGTCCGAAGCCGCCGCCGTCCAGGACGCCGACCAGGTGATCATCCGACACCAGCAGGTTGAACGGCGTCAGGTCCCGGTGACTCATGACATCGGGGCCGGACGGGGGAACGACACGCAGTGCGCGCCACAGTCGCTGCACGCGAGCGGTGTCGAGCAGATGGCTGCTCCGGTCGATGCACAGCGCGATCCACTCGTCATGGTCGGTGAGGGCACCGCCGCGGCCCTGCCCGTCGAAGACACGTCCGCGCACGTCGGCCGTCCGCAGCGACGCGATCAGCTCGGCGAGGTCCATCGCCAGCGAATCGGATGCCTCCTGGTGATCGTGACTCGCGGTCTCTCCGGGCACCCAGGTCTGCACGGCCCAGGCGGACGGATACTCGGAGGTCGGCTCGCCGATGCCGACGGGCTGCGGTGCCGCGACGGTGCAGGTCTGCGCGAACTCGGACATCGCCTCGGCCTCTGCGGCCAGCGCCGTCTCCGTCGCGGGGAGCAGCGGGAACCGTGCCGCCAGATCATCGCCGATGCGGATGATCCGGTTCACGGTCCCGGAGGTGCGCACACGCCGGAGGGGGAGGAGGGCGAACTCGGGGAAACGTCCGACGATCAGCCGCGCGGCGTCGTCGTCGGTGAGCTCGAGCTCGCCCTCATGCATCCCGAGGTCAGCCCTGGACCCGAGCGATCCAGGCCTCGACCTCGTCGGCGGTGCGGGGGATGTCCGCCGAGAGGTTGACCGGACCGTCCTCGGTCATCAGGATGTCGTCTTCGATCCGCACGCCGATGCCGCGGTACTCGACCGGCACGGTGAGGTCATCGATCTGGAAGTACAGGCCGGGCTCGATCGTGAACAC
Protein-coding regions in this window:
- a CDS encoding DUF4870 domain-containing protein; the protein is MAEGQSDVPPQQPGHSSPPPPPGYVPPQAPGYASSPPPTPGYSPPPAPGYASPQAPGYAPPAAQGYAPPAAHGYAPPAAQGYAPPAAHGYAPPAAQGYPVGGYAAGAYPAAVPPRGLLPWALGLLILIPFPFVGGIASGIAMAVSGGASRRFGGPARENARTALNWGLTYLLVSTVLLVSHFVILFTLTADSPASGFYPLGIPITLYFAVSIFHLALVIMGMVRASGGKIMRVPFAIPYLRA
- a CDS encoding alpha/beta hydrolase family protein, whose translation is MSTVSVDLPTGTTTVSADWVPGTNGSTVVIAHGAGAGKDHPFLQGYADALGALGFSTLRFNFPYVEQGRRMPGPATHAIATWRAVVAFARAQDPQAAVWATGKSYGGRMASMAVAEGLVVDGLAYLGYPLHAPGKPEKPRAEHLAAIAVPQLFVEGTNDPFIQPISQFDDVVATCRNARVVWIDGGGHTFEVKGRKLPASEIGASLAPIVAEFARP
- a CDS encoding metallophosphoesterase family protein; its protein translation is MSLERIALIADVHGNLTALDTVLEDIRRRGITRIVNLGDTAGKGPRGEAAVQRCRAACEVSVRGNWDDFLPSIPDDGPAEMLWWRDELSPSSRAWLGALPLSVDIALSGRRIRLFHASAQSPHVRVHHRHTPEQFSAMFEATEMTGDGPLPDVVGYADIHDAYIETNDGRTLFNVGSVGNPLDTPVSSYVVLEGGASADDPFAVQFVRVPYDIEAEIAVAESLDMPTTDVWSIELRTAVFRGRQS
- a CDS encoding VOC family protein, producing MRGLHHVEIWVPSLDEAVESWSWLLARLGFALTGEWPDGRTWTAGSAYVTVTTSPNLSSAAHDRRRAGVNHLAFWGGTRIEVDAVLADAEAHGWHPLYHERYPHAGGPDHYAGWAENAQGFKVEIVADPPSE
- a CDS encoding aminoglycoside phosphotransferase family protein, encoding MHEGELELTDDDAARLIVGRFPEFALLPLRRVRTSGTVNRIIRIGDDLAARFPLLPATETALAAEAEAMSEFAQTCTVAAPQPVGIGEPTSEYPSAWAVQTWVPGETASHDHQEASDSLAMDLAELIASLRTADVRGRVFDGQGRGGALTDHDEWIALCIDRSSHLLDTARVQRLWRALRVVPPSGPDVMSHRDLTPFNLLVSDDHLVGVLDGGGFGPADAALDLVGAWHLFDGPRRRILRDRLGSGEAEWLRGAAWALQQAMGLVWYYEDSHPDMSALGLSTMHRLLADAELTSL